The following DNA comes from Castor canadensis chromosome 4, mCasCan1.hap1v2, whole genome shotgun sequence.
GTGTGCCCGCCTGGTGCTGGGCACCTACTGTGGAGGCTGCCTCAACTCCATTGTGGAAACCAGCCTCACTTTTCAACTCCCCTTCTGTAGCTCCAATCACATCAACCACTTCTTCTGTGACGTGCCTCCTCTGCTCAGGCTTGCCTGTGCCAACACGGATTTCAACAAGTTTGTCATGTTTAGCATCTGTGGTGTCATCCTTCTGGGAGCAACAGTAGTCATCCTGGTCTCCTACGGCTACATCACAGTGACCATCCTTGGTATGCATTCGGAATCTGGGAGACAGAAAGTCTTCTCCACCTGTGGCTCCCACCTGACAGTCGTGTCCTTGTTCTACGGAACTGGTTTTGCCACATATGGCCAGCCAGGAGCTATGGAGTCCATGGAGCAGGGAAAGGTGGTCTCTACTTTCTACACCCTGGTCATCCCGATGCTCAACCCCCTCATCTACAGTCTGCGGAACAAGGATGTGAAGGACGCGCTGAGGAGGCTGGGACAGAGACGCACAGCCAAGTGAAGGAGGGTGGCAGGTGAGGGATGGTTcctgggggaggtgggggaaggctctaacacagatgccACTGATCTCTATGACAGCTTAGTGTGtttcttgcttgcttgtttgcttgattgattaatttattgattgactgattgccttcctgccttctgactttctggctttctttctttctttcatgcatTCAGTGATCCATCCCTCTATCCATCCAACCATTCATCCATCCAATCCTTCTTGAAAGCAT
Coding sequences within:
- the LOC109693590 gene encoding olfactory receptor 9S13-like, yielding MPVHTNGNLSSLPLWEFVLDGFRGGVETQALLFVVFLALYVVTALGNLTMIVVITLDAHLHSPMYFFLKNLSFLDLCYSSVIAPNTMVNFFSSSKVISFAGCATQLFFFSFLGTTEALLLAVMAYDRFMAICSPLHYPVTMCPAMCARLVLGTYCGGCLNSIVETSLTFQLPFCSSNHINHFFCDVPPLLRLACANTDFNKFVMFSICGVILLGATVVILVSYGYITVTILGMHSESGRQKVFSTCGSHLTVVSLFYGTGFATYGQPGAMESMEQGKVVSTFYTLVIPMLNPLIYSLRNKDVKDALRRLGQRRTAK